Proteins encoded together in one Coffea arabica cultivar ET-39 chromosome 2c, Coffea Arabica ET-39 HiFi, whole genome shotgun sequence window:
- the LOC113727562 gene encoding autophagy-related protein 18h, with the protein MKKASNSINNQNNIKAINHHHGKNGTSPRTNGFVPNSLKFISSCIKTVSSNVKSAGVSVAGSIAGDSSDDLHKDQVLWASFDGIELGSSLRRVLLIGYSNGFQVLDVNDASRVTELVSRRDDPVTFLQIQPMPAKSVEREGYRASHPMLLVVASDEASYTGPVQNGRDGFVDHQSANILASPTTVRFYSLRSHNYVQVLRFRSTVYMVRCSPQIVAVGLAAQIYCFDALTLENKFSVLTYPVPQLGGQGTNGVNIGYGPMAVGPRWLAYASNNPLLSNTGRLSPQSLSPSPGVSPSTSPGSGNLVARYAMESSKQLAVGLINLGDMGYKTLSKYCHELLPDGSSSPVSSNSNWKGGRATAHSSETDAAGMVVIKDFASKTVISQFRAHTSPLSALCFDPSGTLLVTASIHGNNINIFRILPSKTQNGLGADNYDWSSSHVHLYKLHRGMTSAVIQDICFSHYSQWVAVVSSRGTCHIFVLSPFGGETGLRLQSSHIDGPTLSPVLSMPWWSTSSFLINQQASSPPPVPLTLSVVCRIKSGNWLNTVSNAASSAAGKVSPTSGVIAAVFHSLLHQNSQSVSPNGKALEHLLVYSPSGHLVQYELMPSLGGEQSESTLKNGTSSMVQMQEDDLGVKVEPVQRWDVCRRANWPEKEEYIQGITLGGREAPEAFMDSAQPEDNEIGEKDAVKPHDRSHWYLSNAEVQLRSGRMPIWQKSKIYFYTMSHGGYEEQNLVDVNTGGEIEIEKIPATEVEIRRRELLPVFDHFRRIQSDWRDDRFRSSSFGSHTGKDKLEDSVVSNSKQISPASTRKIPAGFAKASAFLHGLDHMGASDSGSDGSTVDENDGVRRSGSVSLNRRSSSSPESSAKTMNSLEESYIVNRPSSPKNGPHSTEGSTIRGFVQSPNSTITGELSNTSSNRSDASMKIIDEGPVHEDMHDPVDFGQYFQEGYCKASATNVSHELSEGVTDIDSSNSPCDREKTEEDVESDGVLGGVFAFSEEG; encoded by the exons ATGAAGAAAGCCTCGAATAGCATCAATAATCAGAATAATATCAAAGCTATTAATCATCATCATGGCAAGAATGGGACTTCGCCTCGGACCAATGGATTTGTACCGAATTCGCTCAAGTTTATTTCGTCTTGTATCAAGACGGTGTCGTCTAATGTGAAGTCTGCTGGTGTATCCGTCGCTGGTTCTATCGCCGGTGATTCGTCAGACGATCTCCACAAAGACCAG GTTTTATGGGCTTCCTTTGACGGAATAGAACTTGGTTCTTCTTTAAGACGTGTTCTTCTCATTGGTTATTCCAATGGTTTTCAAGTTCTTGATGTCAATGATGCATCTCGTGTCACTGAATTGGTCTCAAGGCGCGATGATCCAGTCACATTTTTGCAGATTCAACCTATGCCTGCAAAGTCTGTTGAGCGTGAAGGATACAGGGCCTCACATCCGATGCTGTTGGTTGTGGCAAGTGATGAAGCAAGTTATACAGGTCCAGTTCAGAATGGCAGAGATGGATTTGTTGATCATCAGTCAGCAAACATTTTGGCGTCTCCTACAACTGTTCGGTTTTACTCCTTAAGGTCTCACAACTATGTCCAAGTTTTAAGATTTCGGTCAACTGTATATATGGTTAGGTGCAGTCCGCAGATAGTAGCTGTGGGTCTTGCAGCACAG ATATATTGCTTTGATGCACTTACTCTAGAGAACAAGTTCAGCGTGCTAACATATCCAGTACCTCAATTGGGAGGGCAGGGTACTAATGGGGTAAACATTGGCTACGGTCCAATGGCTGTGGGCCCCAGGTGGTTAGCCTATGCTTCTAATAATCCCTTGCTGTCAAATACAGGACGCTTAAGTCCTCAAAGTCTAAGTCCTTCTCCTGGTGTGAGCCCTTCTACCTCACCTGGTAGTGGAAACCTGGTTGCTCGTTATGCAATGGAGTCAAGTAAACAGTTAGCAGTTGGATTAATCAATTTGGGTGACATGGGCTACAAAACTTTATCAAAATACTGTCATGAGCTCCTTCCTGATGGTTCGAGTTCGCCGGTGTCATCTAATTCTAACTGGAAAGGTGGAAGGGCTACAGCGCATTCATCTGAGACAGATGCTGCTGGGATG GTTGTTATAAAAGATTTTGCTTCAAAAACAGTCATATCACAGTTCAGGGCACATACAAGTCCATTATCTGCTCTCTGTTTTGATCCAAGTGGAACTCTTCTTGTTACAGCCTCTATACATGGGAACAACATAAACATATTCCGCATTCTGCCTTCTAAAACACAGAATGGGTTAGGCGCTGATAACTATGATTGGAGTTCTTCTCACGTGCATCTCTACAAACTTCATCGTGGCATGACTTCAGCT GTAATACAAGACATTTGTTTTAGTCACTATAGTCAGTGGGTTGCTGTTGTATCATCACGGGGCACTTGCCATATTTTTGTTCTCTCACCATTTGGTGGTGAGACTGGTCTTCGATTACAAAGTTCTCATATTGATGGTCCCACACTTTCTCCAGTTCTATCGATGCCTTGGTGGTCTACTTCATCATTCCTGATAAACCAGCAGGCTTCCTCACCACCACCAGTACCTCTCACTCTCTCTGTAGTTTGCAGGATAAAAAGCGGGAATTGGCTGAATACAGTAAGCAATGCTGCATCTTCTGCTGCCGGGAAGGTTTCTCCAACCTCTGGGGTTATTGCTGCTGTGTTTCACAGTTTGCTACACCAAAATAGCCAATCTGTTTCCCCAAATGGGAAGGCTCTAGAGCACCTGTTAGTTTACTCACCTTCTGGTCATCTAGTTCAATATGAACTGATGCCCTCTCTTGGGGGAGAACAGAGCGAGTCCACTCTGAAAAATGGGACAAGTTCAATGGTGCAGATGCAGGAGGATGATTTGGGAGTGAAAGTTGAACCTGTCCAGCGATGGGATGTTTGTCGAAGAGCAAATTGGCCTGAAAAAGAGGAATATATTCAGGGTATTACACTTGGGGGACGGGAAGCTCCTGAGGCATTCATGGACAGTGCTCAGCCAGAAGATAACGAGATTGGAGAAAAGGATGCTGTGAAACCACATGACCGATCTCATTGGTATCTCTCCAATGCTGAGGTGCAGTTGAGGTCTGGAAGGATGCCAATATGGCAAAAGTCGAAG ATATACTTCTATACAATGAGTCATGGTGGATATGAAGAGCAGAACTTGGTGGATGTAAATACTGGTGGAGAAATTGAGATTGAGAAGATTCCTGCTACTGAGGTTGAAATAAGGCGCCGAGAGTTGCTGCCTGTATTTGACCATTTCCGCAGAATCCAATCTGATTGGAGAGATGACAG GTTTCGATCATCATCGTTTGGTTCCCATACTGGTAAAGATAAACTAGAAGATAGTGTAGTCTCTAATTCTAAACAGATCTCGCCTGCATCAACCAGAAAGATACCTGCAg GTTTTGCTAAAGCATCAGCATTTCTTCATGGCTTGGATCACATGGGTGCATCAGATTCTGGTTCTGATGGCTCAACTGTGGATGAGAATGATGGTGTAAGGAGATCAGGTTCTGTTTCTTTGAACCGTAGGTCTTCAAGTTCCCCTGAATCATCTGCTAAAACCATGAATTCTCTTGAAGAAAGTTACATTGTAAATAGACCATCATCTCCCAAGAACGGGCCTCATTCTACTGAAGGAAGCACTATAAGGGGGTTTGTTCAGTCTCCAAACAGCACCATCACTGGTGAGCTTTCAAACACAAGCTCTAATCGGTCAGATGCGAGTATGAAGATTATTGATGAGGGGCCAGTGCATGAAGATATGCATGACCCTGTAGATTTTGGACAGTACTTCCAGGAGGGTTACTGTAAAGCATCAGCCACTAATGTTTCACACGAGTTGAGTGAAGGAGTTACTGATATTGATAGCAGTAATAGTCCTTGTGACAGAGAGAAAACTGAGGAAGATGTGGAAAGTGATGGTGTGCTTGGAGGTGTATTTGCCTTTTCTGAAGAAG GTTGA
- the LOC113727563 gene encoding receptor-like cytosolic serine/threonine-protein kinase RBK2 isoform X3 codes for MINYILAPGLLPPRPQLKSGEDPSTTLESALERKGSMAGKFTCLFPSASAQDLRRFEMDGEKHDESSPRGVLEACVTDLDNESASRRRSRTLRDHVDNDCCPVKSEWKNFNLADLQKATNNFSQENLIGKGGYAEVYKGCLPDGQLVAIKQLNKGTPEEQIISFLSEVGIIAHVNHPNTAKMIGYGVEGGTYLVLQLSSQGSLGSLLHGSKEKLNWGIRHKIILGTADGLLYLHENCQRRIIHRDIKADNILLTEDFEPQICDFGLAKWLPNQWTHCNVSKFEGTFGYFAPEYYMNGIVDEKTDVFAFGVLLLELITGRKALDESQNSLVLWAKPLLENNNLSELVDPSLGNEYNPEEMDRVILTATSCIEQDPIERPQMRKVVTLLRGNVNSLASLMEKHDRCLRRTYSEELLDADEYNSTKCLSDVNQLTQTALNS; via the exons GAAAAGTGGTGAGGATCCTAGCACCACACTGGAGAGTGCCTTAGAGCGCAAAGGTTCCATGGCAGGAAAATTCACATGTCTCTTTCCTTCAGCTTCTGCTCAAG ACTTGAGACGTTTTGAGATGGATGGGGAAAAACATGATGAGAGTTCTCCAAGAGGAGTTTTAGAAGCATGTGTTACAGATTTGGACAATGAATCAG CTTCGCGAAGAAGGAGCAGAACTTTAAGAGACCATGTAGATAATGATTGCTGCCCTGTCAAGTCTGAATGGAAAAACTTCAATCTGGCAGACCTCCAGAAGGCAACTAATAACTTTAGCCAAG AGAATCTGATTGGAAAGGGTGGATATGCTGAAGTTTACAAGGGATGTTTGCCAGATGGGCAGCTAGTAGCAATCAAACAGCTTAACAAGGGTACACCAGAGGAGCAGATAATAAGTTTCCTGTCTGAGGTTGGCATCATAGCACATGTCAATCATCCTAATACTGCTAAGATGATTGGGTATGGAGTTGAAGGAGGTACTTACCTTGTTCTTCAGCTATCTTCTCAAGGGAGTTTAGGATCGCTGCTTCATG gCTCAAAGGAAAAGTTAAATTGGGGTATTAGGCATAAGATCATTCTGGGCACAGCTGATGGCTTACTTTATCTTCATGAAAACTGTCAAAGAAGAATTATCCACAGAGATATCAAAGCTGATAATATCCTGCTTACAGAGGATTTTGAGCCTCAG ATTTGTGATTTTGGGCTAGCAAAATGGCTTCCAAATCAGTGGACTCATTGCAATGTATCAAAGTTCGAAGGAACATTTGG TTATTTTGCTCCAGAGTACTATATGAATGGCATTGTGGATGAGAAAACTGACGTATTTGCTTTCGGAGTGCTGCTTTTGGAGCTCATAACAGGACGCAAAGCCCTGGATGAATCACAGAATAGCCTTGTGCTTTGG GCAAAGCCATTGCTTGAAAACAACAATCTTAGTGAGCTTGTCGATCCTTCTCTTGGTAATGAGTACAATCCAGAAGAGATGGATCGTGTCATTCTGACAGCAACTTCATGCATAGAACAGGATCCCATTGAGCGGCCTCAAATGAGGAAG GTGGTAACACTGCTGAGAGGTAATGTTAACTCCTTAGCATCTCTGATGGAAAAACATGATCGATGTCTGCGGAGGACTTACTCAGAAGAACTATTGGACGCAGATGAATACAACTCAACCAAGTGTTTAAGTGATGTGAATCAACTTACGCAAACTGCTCTGAATTCTTGA
- the LOC113727563 gene encoding receptor-like cytosolic serine/threonine-protein kinase RBK2 isoform X2, with protein sequence MINYILAPGLLPPRPQLKSGEDPSTTLESALERKGSMAGKFTCLFPSASAQDLRRFEMDGEKHDESSPRGVLEACVTDLDNESGSPRTRCTASKSNSSMSSRWHKFFKLWKKSSIKRLPSFPPLASRRRSRTLRDHVDNDCCPVKSEWKNFNLADLQKATNNFSQENLIGKGGYAEVYKGCLPDGQLVAIKQLNKGTPEEQIISFLSEVGIIAHVNHPNTAKMIGYGVEGGSKEKLNWGIRHKIILGTADGLLYLHENCQRRIIHRDIKADNILLTEDFEPQICDFGLAKWLPNQWTHCNVSKFEGTFGYFAPEYYMNGIVDEKTDVFAFGVLLLELITGRKALDESQNSLVLWAKPLLENNNLSELVDPSLGNEYNPEEMDRVILTATSCIEQDPIERPQMRKVVTLLRGNVNSLASLMEKHDRCLRRTYSEELLDADEYNSTKCLSDVNQLTQTALNS encoded by the exons GAAAAGTGGTGAGGATCCTAGCACCACACTGGAGAGTGCCTTAGAGCGCAAAGGTTCCATGGCAGGAAAATTCACATGTCTCTTTCCTTCAGCTTCTGCTCAAG ACTTGAGACGTTTTGAGATGGATGGGGAAAAACATGATGAGAGTTCTCCAAGAGGAGTTTTAGAAGCATGTGTTACAGATTTGGACAATGAATCAGGTTCTCCCAGGACTAGGTGCACAGCTTCTAAATCAAATTCAAGCATGAGTTCTCGCTGGCACAAATTCTTTAAACTCTGGAAAAAGAGTTCAATAAAGAGATTGCCTTCTTTCCCTCCTTTAGCTTCGCGAAGAAGGAGCAGAACTTTAAGAGACCATGTAGATAATGATTGCTGCCCTGTCAAGTCTGAATGGAAAAACTTCAATCTGGCAGACCTCCAGAAGGCAACTAATAACTTTAGCCAAG AGAATCTGATTGGAAAGGGTGGATATGCTGAAGTTTACAAGGGATGTTTGCCAGATGGGCAGCTAGTAGCAATCAAACAGCTTAACAAGGGTACACCAGAGGAGCAGATAATAAGTTTCCTGTCTGAGGTTGGCATCATAGCACATGTCAATCATCCTAATACTGCTAAGATGATTGGGTATGGAGTTGAAGGAG gCTCAAAGGAAAAGTTAAATTGGGGTATTAGGCATAAGATCATTCTGGGCACAGCTGATGGCTTACTTTATCTTCATGAAAACTGTCAAAGAAGAATTATCCACAGAGATATCAAAGCTGATAATATCCTGCTTACAGAGGATTTTGAGCCTCAG ATTTGTGATTTTGGGCTAGCAAAATGGCTTCCAAATCAGTGGACTCATTGCAATGTATCAAAGTTCGAAGGAACATTTGG TTATTTTGCTCCAGAGTACTATATGAATGGCATTGTGGATGAGAAAACTGACGTATTTGCTTTCGGAGTGCTGCTTTTGGAGCTCATAACAGGACGCAAAGCCCTGGATGAATCACAGAATAGCCTTGTGCTTTGG GCAAAGCCATTGCTTGAAAACAACAATCTTAGTGAGCTTGTCGATCCTTCTCTTGGTAATGAGTACAATCCAGAAGAGATGGATCGTGTCATTCTGACAGCAACTTCATGCATAGAACAGGATCCCATTGAGCGGCCTCAAATGAGGAAG GTGGTAACACTGCTGAGAGGTAATGTTAACTCCTTAGCATCTCTGATGGAAAAACATGATCGATGTCTGCGGAGGACTTACTCAGAAGAACTATTGGACGCAGATGAATACAACTCAACCAAGTGTTTAAGTGATGTGAATCAACTTACGCAAACTGCTCTGAATTCTTGA
- the LOC113727563 gene encoding receptor-like cytosolic serine/threonine-protein kinase RBK2 isoform X1, translating to MINYILAPGLLPPRPQLKSGEDPSTTLESALERKGSMAGKFTCLFPSASAQDLRRFEMDGEKHDESSPRGVLEACVTDLDNESGSPRTRCTASKSNSSMSSRWHKFFKLWKKSSIKRLPSFPPLASRRRSRTLRDHVDNDCCPVKSEWKNFNLADLQKATNNFSQENLIGKGGYAEVYKGCLPDGQLVAIKQLNKGTPEEQIISFLSEVGIIAHVNHPNTAKMIGYGVEGGTYLVLQLSSQGSLGSLLHGSKEKLNWGIRHKIILGTADGLLYLHENCQRRIIHRDIKADNILLTEDFEPQICDFGLAKWLPNQWTHCNVSKFEGTFGYFAPEYYMNGIVDEKTDVFAFGVLLLELITGRKALDESQNSLVLWAKPLLENNNLSELVDPSLGNEYNPEEMDRVILTATSCIEQDPIERPQMRKVVTLLRGNVNSLASLMEKHDRCLRRTYSEELLDADEYNSTKCLSDVNQLTQTALNS from the exons GAAAAGTGGTGAGGATCCTAGCACCACACTGGAGAGTGCCTTAGAGCGCAAAGGTTCCATGGCAGGAAAATTCACATGTCTCTTTCCTTCAGCTTCTGCTCAAG ACTTGAGACGTTTTGAGATGGATGGGGAAAAACATGATGAGAGTTCTCCAAGAGGAGTTTTAGAAGCATGTGTTACAGATTTGGACAATGAATCAGGTTCTCCCAGGACTAGGTGCACAGCTTCTAAATCAAATTCAAGCATGAGTTCTCGCTGGCACAAATTCTTTAAACTCTGGAAAAAGAGTTCAATAAAGAGATTGCCTTCTTTCCCTCCTTTAGCTTCGCGAAGAAGGAGCAGAACTTTAAGAGACCATGTAGATAATGATTGCTGCCCTGTCAAGTCTGAATGGAAAAACTTCAATCTGGCAGACCTCCAGAAGGCAACTAATAACTTTAGCCAAG AGAATCTGATTGGAAAGGGTGGATATGCTGAAGTTTACAAGGGATGTTTGCCAGATGGGCAGCTAGTAGCAATCAAACAGCTTAACAAGGGTACACCAGAGGAGCAGATAATAAGTTTCCTGTCTGAGGTTGGCATCATAGCACATGTCAATCATCCTAATACTGCTAAGATGATTGGGTATGGAGTTGAAGGAGGTACTTACCTTGTTCTTCAGCTATCTTCTCAAGGGAGTTTAGGATCGCTGCTTCATG gCTCAAAGGAAAAGTTAAATTGGGGTATTAGGCATAAGATCATTCTGGGCACAGCTGATGGCTTACTTTATCTTCATGAAAACTGTCAAAGAAGAATTATCCACAGAGATATCAAAGCTGATAATATCCTGCTTACAGAGGATTTTGAGCCTCAG ATTTGTGATTTTGGGCTAGCAAAATGGCTTCCAAATCAGTGGACTCATTGCAATGTATCAAAGTTCGAAGGAACATTTGG TTATTTTGCTCCAGAGTACTATATGAATGGCATTGTGGATGAGAAAACTGACGTATTTGCTTTCGGAGTGCTGCTTTTGGAGCTCATAACAGGACGCAAAGCCCTGGATGAATCACAGAATAGCCTTGTGCTTTGG GCAAAGCCATTGCTTGAAAACAACAATCTTAGTGAGCTTGTCGATCCTTCTCTTGGTAATGAGTACAATCCAGAAGAGATGGATCGTGTCATTCTGACAGCAACTTCATGCATAGAACAGGATCCCATTGAGCGGCCTCAAATGAGGAAG GTGGTAACACTGCTGAGAGGTAATGTTAACTCCTTAGCATCTCTGATGGAAAAACATGATCGATGTCTGCGGAGGACTTACTCAGAAGAACTATTGGACGCAGATGAATACAACTCAACCAAGTGTTTAAGTGATGTGAATCAACTTACGCAAACTGCTCTGAATTCTTGA
- the LOC113724574 gene encoding uncharacterized protein produces the protein MERIMNVNIDAWRYLRNIPKCNWARHAFSVKIKCDHVTNNFTESFNAWVGELRGKNILALADGLRQKFMKKLHNRYQKGCTWTSSVTPHVIGKLKDIAAESRRCSLTIASENTFEVADVDKSCIVKLTERTCECRAFQLTGIPCMHAALGAIYRREKLESYCDAAFPNDQYLKTYAFMINPIPHMNRWPPMEDVTPAIVLPPPLRRRAGIPKRNRRRAPDEGAPASQHKRSISFRCSKCGAFGHNRNLLRSSCCSKKRQQYFYKLGSKSKRKTRKRHCQY, from the coding sequence ATGGAAAGAATAATGAATGTTAACATAGATGCTTGGAGATATTTAAGAAACATTCCTAAGTGTAATTGGGCAAGGCATGCATTTTCTGTTAAAATTAAGTGTGATCATGTCACCAATAATTTCACAGAATCTTTTAATGCATGGGTTGGAGAACTGAGAGGAAAGAATATACTTGCTCTGGCTGATGGACTGAGGCAAAAATTCATGAAGAAACTACATAATAGGTATCAAAAAGGTTGCACATGGACATCTAGTGTTACTCCACATGTTATTGGTAAGTTGAAGGATATTGCAGCTGAATCAAGAAGGTGTTCACTAACAATAGCAAGTGAGAACACATTTGAAGTAGCAGATGTCGATAAGTCCTGTATAGTCAAGTTGACTGAGAGGACATGTGAATGCAGGGCTTTCCAGTTGACTGGCATTCCTTGCATGCATGCTGCACTAGGAGCTATTTATAGAAGGGAGAAACTGGAAAGTTATTGTGATGCAGCCTTTCCCAATGATCAATATTTGAAAACATATGCATTCATGATCAACCCAATTCCACATATGAATAGGTGGCCTCCTATGGAAGATGTGACACCAGCAATAGTTTTGCCACCACCACTTAGAAGAAGAGCTGGCATACcaaaaagaaatagaagaagaGCACCTGATGAAGGAGCTCCTGCATCTCAACACAAGAGATCAATCAGTTTCAGGTGCTCTAAGTGTGGTGCATTTGGACATAATAGGAACTTGTTAAGGAGCTCCTGCTGCTCAAAAAAGAGGCAGCAGTACTTCTACAAATTAGGTAGCAAGTCGAAGAGGAAGACTAGGAAGAGGCATTGCCAATACTGA
- the LOC113727561 gene encoding histidine-containing phosphotransfer protein 1, producing MDGVILLQKQLVDYSTSLYKEGFLDDQFKQLQQLQDESNPDFVVEVVYLFFEDSERLLNELSKTLNQQIVDFKKVDAHVHQLKGSSSSIGAQRVQKVCIAFRNYCEEQNTEGCLRCLQLVKHEYSLVKNKLETMFKLEKQVLAAGGSIPMH from the exons ATGGATGGTGTAATTCTGTTGCAAAAGCAGTTAGTAGACTACTCAACCTCCCTCTACAAAGAG gGATTTCTTGACGATCAGTTCAAACAGCTTCAGCAACTGCAAGATGAAAGCAATCCAGATTTTGTGGTTGAAGTTGTGTATCTTTTCTTTGAAGATTCTGAGAGGCTTCTCAATGAACTCTCCAAAACTCT GAATCAACAAATTGTGGACTTCAAGAAGGTTGACGCACATGTTCATCAGTTGAAGGGTAGCAGCTCCAG CATTGGTGCGCAAAGGGTTCAAAAAGTATGCATTGCCTTCCGTAACTATTGTGAAGAACAGAACACTGAAGG GTGCTTAAGATGCCTGCAACTAGTAAAGCATGAGTACTCCCTTGTGAAGAACAAGCTTGAAACAATGTTCAAG ctGGAGAAGCAAGTTTTGGCAGCTGGTGGATCAATTCCTATGCATTGA
- the LOC113724573 gene encoding pollen receptor-like kinase 1 codes for MGRLILIWAALMGLFLLLSVSRSETEEVRQALVRFMIQISPGNINRSANWGWNLTSDPCIWQGVVCNAISKSVRIIHLDKLNLIGVLDANSLCVAKSLTHLSLNHNQIVGNLPEGISNCSQLRRLFIRGNNFSGILPGSLSKLSNLIMLDISSNGFSGELPDLPRISGLVGFLADNNDLSGRIPEFNYLNLRAFNVSYNNFSGPIPDVHGHFNASSFSGNPGLCGKPLQTPCPSPPPS; via the coding sequence ATGGGTCGATTAATTCTCATCTGGGCTGCCTTAATGGGGTTGTTTCTCCTCTTGTCAGTCTCTAGATCAGAAACAGAAGAAGTAAGGCAAGCCTTAGTCAGATTCATGATCCAAATTTCTCCTGGAAACATTAACAGGAGTGCAAACTGGGGCTGGAATTTAACCTCAGACCCCTGCATTTGGCAAGGAGTTGTTTGCAACGCAATATCGAAGAGTGTCAGAATTATACATCTAGACAAGCTCAATCTCATTGGAGTTCTTGATGCTAATTCTCTCTGTGTAGCAAAATCACTAACTCACTTGAGCCTGAATCACAACCAAATCGTCGGAAATTTACCTGAAGGGATATCAAACTGTAGCCAACTAAGGCGCCTATTCATAAGAGGAAACAATTTCTCAGGTATCCTTCCAGGTTCCCTTTCCAAATTAAGCAATTTAATAATGCTTGATATCTCAAGCAATGGTTTCTCTGGGGAGCTACCTGATTTGCCGCGAATCTCAGGCCTAGTTGGCTTTCTTGCTGATAACAATGATCTAAGTGGAAGAATTCCTGAGTTTAACTACTTGAATCTTCGAGCATTCAATGTCTCGTACAACAATTTTAGTGGTCCAATTCCTGATGTCCATGGCCATTTCAATGCAAGCAGCTTTTCAGGTAATCCTGGATTATGTGGAAAGCCACTGCAAACGCCTTGCCCAAGCCCTCCTCCATCTTGA